One window from the genome of Cucumis melo cultivar AY chromosome 12, USDA_Cmelo_AY_1.0, whole genome shotgun sequence encodes:
- the LOC103498267 gene encoding uncharacterized protein LOC103498267, which produces MLPIGESPMCGDDVCERLEQALRECHKRVPEGPARRSACRHLNRSLAECLVATACPSEVEAVRTLCSSGGTALKRSQCEQAKFSLSFCLSSLQF; this is translated from the coding sequence ATGTTACCAATCGGTGAATCTCCGATGTGCGGTGACGATGTCTGCGAGCGCCTGGAACAAGCTCTCCGAGAGTGTCACAAGCGAGTTCCAGAAGGTCCGGCGCGGCGGTCAGCCTGCCGACACCTGAACCGATCTCTTGCAGAGTGTCTGGTGGCGACGGCTTGTCCTAGCGAGGTGGAGGCGGTACGAACCCTCTGCTCCAGCGGCGGAACCGCTCTCAAGAGATCGCAGTGCGAGCAAGCTAAGTTTTCGCTCTCTTTCTGCCTCTCCTCTCTACAATTTTGA
- the LOC103498268 gene encoding uncharacterized protein LOC103498268 — MARSALDEMSTTGAFVRTASTFRNLISRDGSSQFPPESGRYHLYISYACPWASRCLAYLKIKGLEKAISFTSVKPIWERTKDSDDHMGWVFPSSDTEEPGAEPDPLNGVRSIRELYELASINYSGKYTVPVLWDMKLKTIVNNESSEIIRMLNTEFNDIAENPSLDLYPTHLQAQIDATNDWIYSGINNGVYKCGFARQQQPYDQAVKELYEALDRCEEILSKQRYLCGNTLTEADIRLFVTIIRFDEVYAVHFKCNKKLLREYSNLFNYTKDIYQTKGVGSSVNMEHIKKHYYGSHPTINPFGIIPLGPNIDYSSPHDRDRFSS; from the exons ATGGCACGCTCAGCGCTCGATGAAATGTCTACAACAGGTGCTTTTGTAAGAACAGCTTCGACGTTTCGCAATTTGATTTCCCGAGATGGATCCTCCCAGTTTCCACCAGAATCTGGGAGATATCATCTCTACATATCATACGCTTGTCCTTGGGCATCCAGGTGCCTTGCATATTTGAAGATCAAAGGACTCGAAAAAGCGATCAGTTTCACG TCAGTCAAACCAATATGGGAAAGAACCAAGGACTCTGATGATCATATGGGATGGGTTTTTCCTAGCTCTGATACAGAGGAGCCTGGTGCTGAACCTGACCCTTTGAATGGAGTTAGAAGTATTAGAGAACTGTATGAACTTGCCAGTATAAATTACAGTGGAAAGTATACAGTTCCA GTTTTGTGGGACATGAAACTCAAAACAATTGTTAACAATGAGAGCTCAGAGATAATTCGCATGCTTAATACTGAATTCAATGATATAGCTGAGAATCCATCTCTGGATCTCTATCCCACTCACTTGCAAGCCCAAATTGATGCGACTAATGATTGGATATACAGTGGCATTAATAATGGTGTTTATAAATGTGGTTTTGCAAGGCAGCAACAGCCTTATGACCAG GCTGTGAAAGAGTTGTATGAAGCTTTAGACAGATGTGAGGAAATACTTTCAAAGCAACGTTACCTCTGTGGGAACACACTGACTGAAGCAGACATTCGGCTGTTCGTCACCATTATAAGATTCGACGAG GTTTATGCAGTTCACTTCAAATGCAACAAGAAACTACTGAGAGAGTATTCAAATCTGTTCAATTACACCAAAGATATATACCAAACTAAAGGGGTAGGCAGCTCTGTTAATATGGAACATATAAAGAAGCATTATTATGGAAGCCATCCTACAATCAATCCATTCGGAATCATCCCTCTTGGCCCAAATATTGATTACTCTTCTCCTCATGATAGAGATAGGTTTTCCTCATAG